The proteins below come from a single Pandoraea apista genomic window:
- a CDS encoding Tim44 domain-containing protein, protein MFQFLKNKLLLGVVAGVLAVGMTIADADAKRVGGGRSIGKQSNTVTQRQQTPQQPTQAAPGAAPQQAAPAAAGAGAAGAAAAKPANRWLGPIAGLAAGLGIAALLSHFGMGGAFASMMANVIIIALIAFAAMWLIRRFRGNKSQSQTPAYAGAGNDASNPSLRQSWDSQQQPSSQPATPAQPSLSAVPAAAAGAAATAEPFGVPAGFDAEGFLRSAKVYFNRLQAAWDKGDQADINEFTTPQMFAEIKMDLEERGKSTNRTDVVQLDAELLGIEQTATEYMASVRFSGLIREAEGAPAEPFNEVWNLTKPVAGSGGWVLAGIQQI, encoded by the coding sequence ATGTTCCAGTTCCTGAAAAACAAGCTGTTGTTGGGCGTAGTGGCCGGCGTATTGGCGGTCGGCATGACGATCGCGGACGCCGATGCCAAGCGCGTTGGCGGCGGCCGGAGCATCGGCAAGCAGTCCAATACCGTGACGCAACGCCAGCAAACGCCGCAACAACCGACGCAGGCTGCGCCGGGCGCTGCACCGCAGCAAGCCGCGCCGGCGGCCGCGGGTGCGGGGGCGGCAGGGGCCGCCGCTGCCAAGCCGGCCAATCGCTGGCTCGGCCCGATCGCCGGTCTGGCCGCAGGCCTCGGTATCGCCGCACTGCTGTCGCACTTCGGTATGGGCGGTGCCTTCGCGAGCATGATGGCCAACGTCATCATCATTGCGCTGATCGCATTCGCTGCGATGTGGCTGATCCGCCGCTTCCGCGGCAATAAGTCGCAGTCGCAGACGCCGGCCTATGCCGGCGCGGGCAACGATGCGTCGAACCCTTCTCTGCGCCAGTCGTGGGATAGCCAGCAGCAACCGTCGTCGCAACCGGCCACGCCGGCCCAGCCGTCGCTGTCGGCCGTGCCGGCAGCCGCTGCGGGTGCCGCCGCCACTGCCGAGCCGTTCGGTGTGCCTGCCGGCTTCGACGCTGAAGGCTTCCTGCGCAGTGCGAAGGTGTACTTCAACCGTCTGCAAGCCGCATGGGATAAGGGCGATCAAGCCGATATCAACGAGTTCACCACGCCGCAGATGTTCGCGGAAATCAAGATGGATCTCGAAGAGCGCGGTAAGTCGACCAACCGTACGGACGTTGTGCAGCTCGACGCCGAACTGCTCGGTATCGAGCAAACGGCGACCGAGTACATGGCAAGCGTTCGCTTCTCTGGCCTGATCCGCGAAGCCGAAGGCGCCCCGGCAGAGCCGTTCAACGAAGTGTGGAATCTGACCAAACCGGTCGCCGGCAGCGGTGGTTGGGTTCTCGCGGGAATTCAGCAGATCTAA
- the ubiE gene encoding bifunctional demethylmenaquinone methyltransferase/2-methoxy-6-polyprenyl-1,4-benzoquinol methylase UbiE, producing the protein MGQQTHFGYKTVDEKEKAGKVAEVFHSVASKYDIMNDLMSGGLHRIWKAFTIGRAAVRPGFKVLDIAGGTGDLSKAFARAAGPTGEVWLTDINESMLRVGRDRLLDAGIVTPSLLCDAEKLPFPSNYFDVVTVAFGLRNMTHKDAALAEMRRVIKPGGKVMVLEFSKVWQPLEKAYDAYSFKVLPWLGSRIAGDAESYRYLAESIRMHPDQETLKTMMEEVGLERVEYHNLTAGVVALHIGRKF; encoded by the coding sequence ATGGGCCAACAGACCCACTTCGGTTATAAAACCGTCGACGAGAAGGAAAAGGCCGGCAAGGTTGCCGAGGTGTTCCATTCGGTCGCGAGCAAGTACGACATCATGAACGATCTGATGTCGGGCGGCCTGCATCGGATCTGGAAAGCCTTCACCATCGGGCGCGCTGCCGTGCGCCCTGGCTTCAAGGTGCTCGACATTGCCGGTGGCACCGGCGACCTCTCGAAGGCGTTTGCCCGTGCAGCCGGCCCGACCGGCGAAGTCTGGCTGACCGATATCAACGAATCGATGCTGCGTGTGGGTCGCGATCGTCTGCTCGATGCGGGTATCGTCACCCCGTCCCTGCTGTGCGATGCCGAAAAGCTGCCGTTCCCGTCGAACTATTTCGACGTGGTGACCGTGGCGTTCGGCCTGCGCAACATGACTCACAAGGATGCTGCCCTCGCGGAAATGCGCCGTGTCATCAAGCCGGGCGGCAAGGTGATGGTGCTGGAGTTCTCGAAAGTCTGGCAGCCGCTGGAGAAGGCATACGACGCGTATTCGTTCAAGGTGCTGCCGTGGCTCGGCTCGCGCATTGCGGGCGACGCAGAGAGCTACCGCTATCTCGCCGAGTCGATTCGTATGCATCCGGACCAGGAAACGCTCAAGACGATGATGGAAGAGGTCGGTCTGGAGCGAGTGGAATATCACAACCTGACCGCAGGCGTGGTCGCGCTGCATATCGGCCGCAAGTTCTGA
- a CDS encoding gamma-butyrobetaine hydroxylase-like domain-containing protein: MAGLEKDTPIPVSLTLHRASKVLELGYEDGKHYRLPFEFLRVLSPSAEVRGHGPGQETLQTGKRDVTLNGLEPIGNYAVRPVFSDGHDTGIYSWDYLYELCVRQDALWQEYLDKLAAAGVDRDTPMPSPAAGGCHHH; the protein is encoded by the coding sequence ATGGCTGGGCTGGAGAAAGACACGCCGATTCCCGTTTCCCTGACGCTGCATCGCGCATCAAAGGTGCTGGAACTTGGTTACGAAGACGGCAAACATTACCGCCTGCCGTTCGAATTCCTGCGCGTACTCTCGCCGTCTGCGGAAGTGCGCGGTCACGGGCCGGGGCAGGAAACGCTGCAAACCGGCAAGCGTGACGTCACGCTGAACGGCCTTGAGCCGATCGGCAATTACGCGGTGCGCCCGGTCTTTTCGGACGGTCACGACACCGGTATCTATTCCTGGGATTACCTCTACGAGCTGTGCGTGCGTCAGGACGCCCTGTGGCAGGAGTACCTGGACAAGCTTGCGGCGGCGGGGGTCGATCGCGACACGCCGATGCCGTCGCCCGCTGCCGGCGGCTGCCACCACCATTGA
- a CDS encoding HIT family protein, translating to MECPFCTGDGGEVVWRDAVLRVVLANESGYPGFTRVIWHAHVAEMSDLPEAAREHVMRAVFGVEAALRTVMSPDKVNVASLGNMVPHVHWHVIPRYRDDIHFPGSVWSAPQREVPQARLAERAAWMPALRQAIVAELDRVPAWPA from the coding sequence ATGGAATGTCCGTTTTGCACGGGCGATGGCGGCGAAGTCGTGTGGCGCGACGCGGTGCTGCGCGTGGTGCTCGCGAACGAAAGCGGCTATCCGGGCTTCACAAGGGTGATCTGGCATGCGCATGTGGCGGAAATGAGCGATTTGCCCGAAGCCGCGCGCGAGCATGTGATGCGTGCGGTGTTCGGTGTCGAGGCGGCGCTGCGCACGGTCATGTCGCCCGACAAGGTCAATGTGGCCAGTCTGGGCAATATGGTGCCGCATGTGCATTGGCATGTGATTCCGCGCTATCGCGACGACATCCATTTTCCCGGCTCGGTCTGGAGCGCACCGCAGCGCGAGGTGCCGCAGGCGCGGCTGGCCGAACGCGCGGCCTGGATGCCCGCGTTGCGCCAGGCTATCGTGGCAGAATTGGATCGTGTTCCGGCGTGGCCGGCATGA
- a CDS encoding Na+/H+ antiporter, protein MEVVYTALILLFVVALTGVLVSFIRFLPVPLVQIAVGAALAYPGAGLHIDLDPEIFFLLFIPPLLFADGWRMPKREFWHLRVPIIAMALGLVIFTVLGVGYFIHWMIPSIPLAVAFALGGVLSPTDAVAVSALTGRMRMPTRLMHVLEGEAMMNDASGLVVFKFALVAATTGLFSIGSATFSFFVIALGGLLAGWAVTWLFTQFHRRVMHATSEEPATVVLLLLLMPFAAYLLAEHFGFSGILAAVAAGMTVSSTDLLNSRTATRILGNGVWSMLEFVFNGAVFVLLGLQLPDIVRAALRPSEHLWGTLLNLGELMAYVGAISAVLIVLRFCWVWVAWRVMYFLGMRRGEITMKPGIRFTGVTALSGVRGAVTLAGALSVPLALPGGAPFPGRDLLIFLAAGVILLSLIGGSLGLPVLLRGVRWPAEDARNREMGEARLAASEAAIRAVESLQKVIAKSGDELDTAVCAEAAARVMGRYRRTLNAATATDEMRERAIREVEVERRLRAAALQAERVELSRLRITHRINDETLRELLSEIDFAELALGPVDPATGKRKKSRKH, encoded by the coding sequence ATGGAGGTAGTCTACACAGCACTCATTTTGCTGTTCGTGGTGGCGCTGACCGGCGTGCTGGTCAGCTTCATCCGGTTTCTGCCGGTACCGCTCGTGCAGATCGCCGTGGGCGCCGCGCTCGCTTATCCGGGCGCGGGGCTGCACATCGATCTCGACCCCGAGATCTTCTTCCTGCTGTTCATCCCGCCGCTGCTCTTCGCCGACGGCTGGCGCATGCCCAAACGCGAGTTCTGGCACCTGCGTGTGCCGATCATCGCCATGGCGCTCGGGCTCGTGATCTTCACCGTGCTTGGGGTGGGCTATTTCATCCACTGGATGATTCCGTCGATTCCGCTTGCCGTGGCGTTCGCGCTTGGCGGTGTGCTTTCGCCGACCGACGCCGTGGCCGTCTCCGCGCTCACCGGACGCATGCGCATGCCCACGCGGCTCATGCATGTGCTGGAGGGCGAGGCGATGATGAACGACGCGTCGGGCCTGGTCGTCTTCAAGTTCGCGCTCGTTGCGGCCACCACGGGACTGTTTTCCATCGGTAGCGCGACCTTCTCGTTTTTCGTCATCGCGCTGGGCGGATTGCTCGCGGGCTGGGCCGTCACGTGGCTCTTTACACAATTCCACCGCCGGGTGATGCACGCGACTTCGGAAGAGCCCGCGACCGTCGTGCTGCTCCTGCTGCTCATGCCGTTCGCCGCCTATCTGCTTGCCGAACATTTCGGTTTCTCGGGCATTTTGGCGGCAGTGGCCGCCGGCATGACCGTCAGCTCGACCGATCTGCTCAATTCCCGCACCGCCACGCGTATTCTCGGCAACGGCGTGTGGTCGATGCTCGAATTCGTGTTCAACGGTGCGGTGTTCGTGCTTCTCGGCCTGCAACTGCCGGATATCGTGCGCGCCGCACTGCGTCCGAGCGAGCATCTGTGGGGAACGCTCCTGAATCTCGGCGAACTGATGGCCTACGTCGGCGCGATTTCGGCGGTACTCATCGTGCTGCGCTTTTGCTGGGTCTGGGTGGCGTGGCGGGTGATGTACTTCCTCGGCATGCGGCGCGGTGAGATCACGATGAAACCCGGCATACGCTTCACCGGCGTGACAGCGCTCTCGGGCGTGCGCGGCGCGGTTACGCTGGCCGGTGCGCTCTCGGTGCCGCTGGCATTGCCGGGCGGCGCGCCGTTTCCCGGGCGCGATCTGCTTATCTTTCTGGCCGCTGGGGTGATCCTGCTGTCGCTCATCGGTGGCAGCCTCGGTTTGCCGGTGCTGTTGCGCGGCGTGCGCTGGCCGGCCGAAGACGCGCGCAATCGCGAAATGGGCGAGGCGCGATTGGCTGCGTCGGAGGCGGCGATCCGCGCCGTCGAGTCGCTACAGAAGGTGATTGCCAAGTCCGGCGACGAACTCGATACCGCCGTGTGCGCCGAAGCGGCCGCGCGAGTGATGGGACGCTATCGCCGTACGCTCAACGCGGCAACGGCCACGGACGAAATGCGCGAGCGGGCGATCCGCGAGGTCGAAGTCGAGCGACGGCTGCGGGCGGCTGCGCTACAGGCCGAGCGCGTGGAGCTGTCGCGCTTGCGCATTACCCATCGCATCAACGACGAAACGTTGCGCGAGTTGCTCAGCGAAATTGATTTCGCCGAACTCGCGCTCGGGCCGGTAGATCCGGCCACGGGCAAACGAAAGAAGAGCAGGAAGCACTGA
- a CDS encoding DUF3683 domain-containing protein gives MNAPLPAFEPHDAKHAVAATPPRLREIPYNYTSFSDREIVMRLLGADAWAILDELRAERRTGRSARMLYEVLGDIWVVRRNPYLQDDLLDNPKRRKLLIDALDHRLNEIDKRRRADVAEHADATGRERAARVEQLEVAARRAVADFAAEFGKMADLRRRAKKVLGRTTAHDNIKFDGLSRVSHVTDATDWRVEYPFVVLTPDTEAEMAALVKGCFELELTVIPRGGGTGYTGGAIPLTPFSAVINTEKLEQLDEVEYSALPGVDKPVPTIFSGAGVVTRRVAEAAERAGLVFAVDPTSIDASCIGGNVAMNAGGKKAVLWGTALDNLAWWRMVDPQGNWLEVTRHDHNLGKIHDIPVARFELKWFDGNHAPGAVLLKTEMLEIEGKRFRKEGLGKDVTDKFLAGLPGIQKEGCDGLITSARWILHKMPAHTRTVCLEFFGQAKEAIPSIVEIKDYMFAQTAAGGAILAGLEHLDERYLRAVGYATKSKRNAFPKMVLIGDIVGDDDNAVAQATSEVIRMANGKSGEGFVAVSAEARKKFWLDRSRTAAIARHTNAFKINEDVVIPLPRMGEYTDHIERINIELSLKNKLQLVDALETFFEAGNLPLGKTDDANEIPSAELLEDRVQTALTLLRDVRARWVFLRDNFELPLAEAIPLLNRHGIRDMNVALNERMNKQPETRLIDLLQDRTVRVSWKQEIRAELRQIFMGGEFKPILDEAQAIHKRVLHGRVFVALHMHAGDGNVHTNIPVNSDNYEMLQDAHKAVARIMNIARSLDGVISGEHGIGITKLEFLTEAEIGEFRAYKQRVDPEGRFNKGKLLDMPELPADLRNAYTPSFGLMGYESLIMQQSDIGAIADSVKDCLRCGKCKPVCATHVPRANLLYSPRNKILATSLLIEAFLYEEQTRRGVSIKHWDEFNDVADHCTVCHKCVTPCPVKIDFGDVTMNMRNLLRKMGKKKFNPGAAAGMFFLNATNPETINITRKVMIDWGYKAQRFGADIFKKIAKKQTARPPATVGKPPLREEVIHFVNKKMPGNLPKKTARALLDIEDNKVVPIIRNPKATTVDSEAVFYFPGCGSERLFSQVGLATQAMLWHVGVQTVLPPGYLCCGYPQRGSGQGEKAEKIVTDNRVLFHRMANTLNYLDIKTVVVSCGTCYDQLAGYEFEKIFPGCRIVDIHEYLLEKNVKLEGVNGTRYMYHDPCHTPIKTMDPVKLVNQLMGSENDGYKIEKNDRCCGESGTLAVTRPDISTQIRFRKEEEMRKGAAKLRADGKVDDVKILTSCPSCLQGLSRYNEDANVTADYIVVEIAKHVLGDEWLVDYVKDANNGGIERVLV, from the coding sequence ATGAACGCACCCTTGCCTGCCTTCGAGCCGCACGACGCAAAGCATGCCGTAGCCGCAACCCCCCCGCGACTGCGCGAGATTCCCTACAACTACACGTCGTTTTCGGATCGCGAAATCGTCATGCGCCTGCTGGGCGCCGACGCCTGGGCCATCCTCGATGAACTTCGCGCCGAGCGCCGCACCGGCCGCTCGGCCCGCATGCTGTATGAAGTGCTCGGCGATATCTGGGTGGTTCGCCGCAATCCCTATCTGCAAGACGACCTGCTCGACAATCCGAAACGTCGCAAGCTGCTGATCGATGCGCTCGATCACCGTCTGAACGAGATCGACAAGCGCCGTCGTGCCGATGTGGCCGAACACGCTGACGCGACGGGCCGCGAACGTGCCGCCCGCGTGGAGCAGTTGGAGGTGGCCGCACGCCGCGCTGTGGCGGACTTTGCTGCGGAGTTCGGCAAGATGGCCGATCTGCGCCGCCGCGCGAAGAAGGTGCTCGGTCGCACGACCGCCCACGACAACATCAAGTTCGACGGCCTGTCGCGTGTCTCGCATGTGACGGATGCGACCGATTGGCGCGTGGAGTACCCGTTCGTTGTTCTCACGCCGGATACCGAAGCCGAAATGGCGGCGCTGGTGAAGGGCTGTTTCGAATTGGAGCTGACGGTGATCCCGCGCGGAGGCGGCACCGGCTATACGGGCGGCGCGATTCCGCTTACGCCGTTTTCGGCCGTGATCAATACGGAAAAGCTCGAGCAGCTCGACGAAGTTGAGTATTCGGCGTTGCCGGGTGTCGACAAGCCGGTGCCGACGATTTTCTCGGGCGCAGGCGTGGTGACCCGCCGTGTCGCCGAAGCCGCCGAACGCGCCGGGCTGGTGTTCGCGGTCGACCCGACCTCGATCGATGCGTCGTGCATTGGCGGCAACGTGGCCATGAACGCCGGGGGCAAGAAGGCCGTGCTGTGGGGGACCGCGCTCGATAACCTCGCGTGGTGGCGCATGGTCGACCCGCAAGGTAACTGGCTTGAAGTTACCCGCCACGATCACAATCTCGGCAAGATTCACGACATTCCGGTCGCCCGCTTCGAACTGAAATGGTTCGACGGCAATCACGCGCCCGGCGCGGTGCTGCTCAAGACGGAAATGCTGGAGATCGAGGGTAAGCGCTTCCGCAAGGAAGGCCTCGGCAAGGACGTTACGGACAAGTTCCTTGCTGGTCTGCCAGGCATTCAGAAGGAAGGCTGCGACGGTCTGATTACGAGCGCACGCTGGATTTTGCACAAGATGCCCGCGCACACGCGTACGGTCTGTCTGGAATTCTTCGGTCAGGCGAAGGAAGCGATTCCGAGCATCGTCGAAATCAAGGACTACATGTTCGCGCAGACGGCTGCGGGCGGCGCGATTCTGGCTGGCCTGGAGCATCTGGACGAACGCTATCTGCGCGCCGTGGGTTACGCCACCAAGTCGAAACGCAATGCGTTCCCGAAGATGGTGCTGATCGGCGATATCGTGGGCGACGACGACAACGCCGTTGCACAGGCGACCTCGGAAGTCATTCGCATGGCCAACGGCAAGAGCGGCGAAGGCTTTGTCGCGGTGTCGGCCGAAGCGCGCAAGAAGTTCTGGCTCGACCGGTCGCGCACTGCCGCCATCGCCCGCCACACCAATGCCTTCAAGATCAATGAAGACGTGGTGATTCCGCTGCCGCGCATGGGCGAATACACGGACCACATCGAACGCATCAATATTGAGCTGTCGCTCAAGAACAAGCTGCAACTGGTCGACGCACTCGAAACGTTCTTCGAAGCCGGCAATCTGCCGCTGGGCAAGACCGACGACGCGAACGAGATTCCGTCGGCGGAACTGCTCGAGGATCGTGTGCAGACGGCGCTCACGCTGCTGCGCGACGTGCGCGCTCGCTGGGTATTCCTGCGCGATAACTTCGAACTGCCGCTGGCCGAGGCGATTCCGCTGCTCAATCGTCACGGCATTCGCGACATGAATGTGGCGCTGAACGAGCGCATGAACAAGCAGCCGGAAACGCGCCTGATCGATCTGTTGCAGGACCGCACGGTGCGCGTGTCGTGGAAGCAGGAGATTCGCGCGGAACTGCGCCAGATTTTTATGGGCGGCGAGTTCAAGCCGATCCTCGACGAAGCGCAGGCGATTCACAAGCGCGTGCTGCACGGGCGCGTGTTCGTTGCGCTCCATATGCATGCCGGAGACGGCAACGTGCACACGAATATCCCGGTGAACTCGGATAACTACGAGATGCTCCAGGATGCGCACAAGGCCGTGGCCCGCATCATGAACATCGCGCGTTCGCTCGATGGCGTGATCTCGGGCGAGCACGGTATCGGCATCACCAAGCTGGAGTTCCTGACGGAAGCCGAGATCGGCGAATTCCGCGCGTACAAGCAACGCGTGGACCCGGAAGGCCGCTTCAACAAGGGCAAGCTGCTCGACATGCCCGAGTTGCCCGCCGATCTGCGCAATGCCTATACGCCCAGCTTCGGGCTGATGGGCTACGAGTCGCTCATCATGCAGCAGTCGGACATCGGTGCGATTGCCGATAGCGTGAAGGATTGCCTGCGCTGCGGCAAGTGCAAGCCGGTGTGCGCCACGCATGTGCCGCGCGCCAACCTGCTGTACAGCCCGCGCAACAAGATTCTCGCAACCTCGCTGCTCATCGAGGCGTTTCTCTATGAAGAGCAAACGCGCCGCGGTGTGTCGATCAAGCATTGGGACGAGTTCAACGATGTGGCCGATCACTGCACGGTCTGCCACAAGTGCGTGACGCCGTGCCCGGTGAAGATCGACTTCGGCGACGTGACGATGAACATGCGCAACCTGCTGCGCAAGATGGGCAAGAAGAAGTTCAACCCGGGCGCGGCCGCCGGCATGTTCTTCCTGAACGCCACTAACCCGGAGACGATCAACATTACGCGCAAGGTCATGATCGACTGGGGTTACAAGGCGCAGCGCTTCGGCGCGGACATCTTCAAGAAGATCGCGAAGAAGCAGACGGCACGCCCGCCAGCGACAGTGGGCAAACCGCCGCTGCGCGAGGAAGTGATTCACTTCGTCAACAAGAAGATGCCGGGCAACCTGCCGAAAAAGACGGCGCGCGCACTGCTCGATATCGAAGACAACAAGGTCGTGCCGATCATTCGCAATCCGAAGGCCACCACGGTGGACTCGGAAGCGGTGTTCTACTTCCCGGGCTGCGGCTCGGAGCGTTTGTTCTCGCAGGTCGGGCTGGCCACGCAAGCCATGCTCTGGCATGTGGGCGTGCAGACGGTGCTGCCGCCGGGCTATCTGTGCTGCGGTTATCCGCAGCGCGGCTCGGGGCAGGGCGAAAAGGCGGAAAAGATCGTGACGGACAACCGCGTGTTGTTCCATCGCATGGCGAACACGCTGAATTACCTCGACATCAAGACCGTGGTGGTGTCGTGCGGCACTTGCTACGACCAGCTCGCGGGCTATGAATTCGAGAAGATCTTCCCGGGCTGCCGCATTGTCGACATTCACGAATACCTGCTCGAGAAGAACGTGAAGCTCGAAGGCGTGAACGGCACGCGCTACATGTATCACGACCCGTGCCACACGCCGATCAAGACGATGGATCCGGTCAAGCTCGTGAACCAGTTGATGGGCAGCGAGAACGACGGCTACAAGATCGAGAAGAACGACCGGTGCTGCGGCGAGTCGGGTACGCTGGCGGTCACGCGCCCCGATATCTCGACGCAGATCCGCTTCCGGAAGGAAGAGGAAATGCGCAAGGGCGCCGCGAAGCTGCGTGCAGATGGCAAGGTCGACGATGTCAAGATCCTCACGAGCTGCCCGTCGTGCCTGCAAGGTCTGTCGCGCTACAACGAAGACGCCAATGTCACGGCGGACTATATCGTCGTCGAGATCGCCAAGCATGTGCTGGGCGACGAGTGGCTGGTGGACTACGTCAAGGATGCGAACAACGGCGGCATCGAACGCGTGCTGGTCTGA
- a CDS encoding (2Fe-2S)-binding protein — translation MVSFQLNGRPVQVDVDPATPLLWTLRDALNMTGTKFGCGMALCGACTVHLDGAPVRSCITPISAVAGKKVTTIENVGTDPVGRALQDAWVKHDVPQCGYCQSGQIMSAAALLRENKRPNDDQIDAAMAGNICRCGTYARIRAAIKDAAASLA, via the coding sequence ATGGTTTCGTTTCAACTGAACGGCCGCCCTGTGCAGGTCGATGTCGACCCTGCCACTCCCCTGCTCTGGACCCTGCGCGATGCGCTCAACATGACCGGCACCAAATTCGGTTGCGGCATGGCCCTGTGCGGCGCGTGCACCGTGCATCTGGACGGCGCCCCCGTCCGGAGTTGCATCACCCCGATCTCTGCCGTCGCGGGCAAGAAAGTCACCACCATTGAAAACGTTGGCACAGACCCTGTCGGGCGCGCCTTGCAAGACGCATGGGTCAAGCACGACGTGCCCCAGTGCGGCTACTGCCAGAGCGGCCAGATCATGTCTGCGGCGGCCTTGCTACGTGAGAACAAACGGCCCAACGACGACCAGATCGACGCGGCCATGGCGGGCAACATTTGCCGCTGCGGCACCTACGCCCGCATTCGTGCGGCGATCAAAGACGCTGCGGCGTCGTTGGCCTGA